The Oncorhynchus tshawytscha isolate Ot180627B linkage group LG08, Otsh_v2.0, whole genome shotgun sequence genome window below encodes:
- the hdx gene encoding LOW QUALITY PROTEIN: highly divergent homeobox (The sequence of the model RefSeq protein was modified relative to this genomic sequence to represent the inferred CDS: deleted 1 base in 1 codon) encodes MADLPPCSSSSMEEWQEKRGLQTMNLRSVFTLEQQRVLESYYDNGMTNQSKSCFQLILQCAQETKLDFSVVRTWVGNKRRKLASRNDQNAGVSHSLSNHSMVGGALSNHGVAGVALSNHTLAGGALVAGAMLTAEMAAARNIQRGSSHLLPSSSSSSSSSPLSSVNNNNDVILTGIYSLGSASSSRPTVKPLPSDSELPAHVHQTLLNQSQHRSNSSVSSPLQLHSRLGTLSLPHYKTPSLSSSPSFSSPPSSSPPGPPINSMSKRVGFPTSGARSGGAAGVAAVGGGVPRSWARQYGSLQSGPWPSPSQPQTRPQPTTRLSHLIPQAPSLPPPHPIPPPSDHSPRIHQVFSLSERGEGEGLGQGQPSDRSRLEKHRQTPHPSDTIGCLSIAMETGDEEDEWRREEELSNMAATAHGDLQRGQGVRDSPSRGEGSGERVLTSPSLVLSSSRPGPYPRDSYPVTTTLQTSPSIQVPVSPSAPWLISNSRKRTLQDRTQFSDVDLGQLKRYWDRGMTSLGSVCREKINAAANQLNVDTEIVKTWIGNRRRKYRLMGIEIPSPKCGPAVFLTSQEGEESPSALSSDGEGLGTPELGDNLNDGASFCLSEDGTSDSYQREEENGVEDSSSAPMAHDVKIEVIDDDDDDDGVEMVGSDMENMQNLLEFKLEEVQYLESQLENQNQRYYELETFTKSLLTAVRTNNLDRQQELLASLPQPADQDWDMSPEGGANPISITTNSASNHESPLAGSNDETPLVNPNKGLPLVTINEDGSLIAELNESSVSEELETETGPE; translated from the exons ATGAACCTGCGGTCTGTGTTCACATTGGAGCAGCAGCGAGTCCTGGAGAGCTACTATGACAACGGGATGACCAATCAGAGCAAGAGCTGCTTCCAGCTGATCCTTCAGTGTGCTCAGGAGACCAAGCTGGACTTCAGTGTGGTGCGG acctgGGTGGGGAACAAGAGACGGAAGCTGGCCTCGAGGAATGACCAGAATGCGGGCGTATCCCACTCCTTATCGAATCACAGCATGGTTGGGGGAGCTCTGTCCAATCACGGCGTGGCTGGGGTAGCTCTGTCCAATCACACACTAGCAGGCGGGGCTTTAGTCGCGGGCGCCATGCTGACAGCAGAGATGGCGGCGGCTCGGAACATCCAGAGaggctcctcccatctcctcccttcctcctcctcctcttcttcttcctctccgcTTAgctctgtcaacaacaacaatgaTGTCATCTTGACTGGGATTTACTCTCTAGGCTCCGCCTCTAGTTCCCGGCCCACTGTTAAGCCCCTCCCTTCTGACTCTGAGCTGCCTGCACATGTCCATCAAACTCTGCTTAACCAAtcacagcacaggagtaacagttctgtctcctcccctctccagctCCACTCCAGATTGGGTACCTTGTCACTTCCTCACTATaaaaccccctccctctcctcttccccctccttctcctcacccccctcctcctcaccccccggCCCCCCCATAAACAGCATGTCCAAGAGGGTGGGTTTCCCCACAAGTGGGGCCAGGTCCGGGGGGGCAGCAGGAGTGGCCGCGGTAGGAGGGGGGGTACCTCGGAGCTGGGCTAGACAGTATGGTTCTCTCCAGTCTGGCCCCTGGccctctccctcccagccccAGACCAGGCCTCAA CCAACCACCAGACTCTCCCACCTCATCCCCCAGGCCccgtccctcccccctcctcaccccatccctcccccttcaGACCACTCCCCCCGCATTCATCAGGTCTTCAGCCTatcagagaggggggaaggggagggattaGGACAAGGACAGCCTTCTGATAGGAGCAGGctggagaaacacagacagactccCCACCCCTCGGACACTATTGGTTGCCTCTCTATCGCCATGGAGACGGGTGATGAAGAGGATGAGTGGCGGAGGGAGGAAGAGTTATCCAACATGGCAGCCACGGCCCATGGGGACCTCCAGAGAGGCCAGGGGGtgagggacagccccagcaggGGAGAGGGATCTGGGGAGAGAGTCCTCACATCCCCCTCACTGGTCCTCAGCAGCTCCAGGCCTGGTCCATATCCTCGGGACAGCTACCCAgttactacaacactacagacctCCCCTAGTATACAG GTTCCAGTCAGTCCCTCTGCTCCGTGGCTCATCAGTAACTCCAGGAAGAGAACT ctaCAGGACAGGACCCAGTTCAGTGATGTGGACCTGGGCCAGTTGAAGCGGTACTGGGACCGAGGGATGACCAGTCTGGGTTCTGTCTGCAGAGAGAAGATCAACGCAGCAGCCAATCAGCTCAACGTAGACACTGAGATAGTCAAG ACGTGGATCGGGAACCGGAGGAGGAAGTACCGTCTGATGGGCATCGAGATCCCGTCCCCTAAATGTGGGCCGGCCGTGTTCCTGACATCACAGGAAGGGGAGGAGTCTCCCTCTGCGCTGAGTTCCGATGGGGAGGGGCTTGGAACACCAGAGTTGGGAGACAACCTAAACGATGGAGCGTCCTTCTGTCTGTCCGAGG ATGGGACCAGTGATTCGtaccagagagaagaagagaatggaGTAGAGGACAGCAGCAGCGCTCCCATGGCTCACGACGTG aagATAGAGgtgattgatgatgatgatgatgatgatggtgttgagaTGGTCGGATCTGATATGGAAAACATGCAGAACCTCCTGGAGTTTAAG cttgAGGAGGTGCAGTATCTGGAGAGCCAACTAGAGAATCAGAATCAGAGATATTATGAGTTGGAGACCTTCACCAAGAGTCTTCTGACTGCTGTAAGGACCAACAACCTGGACAGAcaacag gaactTCTAGCCAGTCTACCTCAGCCTGCAGATCAGGACTGGGACATGAGTCCAGAGGGAGGAGCCAACCCCATCTCCATAACAACAAACTCTGCATCCAATCACGAGTCCCCGTTGGCCGGGAGCAATGACGAGACACCATTGGTCAACCCCAACAAGGGCCTCCCATTGGTCACTATAAACGAAGATGGTTCATTGATTGCTGAGCTCAATGAGTCGTCTGTATCAGAGGAACTAGAGACTGAGACCGGACCAGAGTGA